From the genome of Haloarcula sp. CBA1127, one region includes:
- a CDS encoding cytochrome ubiquinol oxidase subunit I, giving the protein MGPIIPLNAVSSVWTASLSPELASRMQFGWTISVHIIFASLSIGLAPFVIYFTWKDVRTSEQRYARLRSFWVKVFAAGFVMGTVTGIPMSFQFGTNFPQFAEVAGELIGGPLAFEAKMAFFLEAVFLGVLLYGRDRVEDRTYVISSVLVGFGAWLSGFWILIVNAWMQTPRGYEMVTRNGMEVAKLTDPLAAFLTPRMPWMYVHMMNASVISVALLVAGVSAYIVWKKPDTEAWNTALKLAVVLLIISAPFQAVHGDAYGRHVEDTQPQKFAAMEAHYETGQADLHLLAFPKSPEALTDPRAENLVTVSLPAVGSFLASGGDFDAEVIGLNEYEENPPVALVFWSFRFMVGLGFLFIGLALWGGYLMYRGRLSDSTRYLKAMIAASPFGYAALLTGWYVTEIGRQPWVIQGELKTSEAVSSTLTGAEATLTLVAFVVLYVGLLLTALYILKWLVREELQSLGVRESSGGRWHGPIPWVSSDD; this is encoded by the coding sequence ATGGGTCCAATCATACCACTGAACGCCGTCAGCTCAGTATGGACGGCGTCCCTCTCTCCGGAACTCGCGAGTCGCATGCAGTTCGGATGGACAATCTCCGTTCACATCATCTTCGCGTCCCTTTCGATCGGGCTCGCCCCGTTTGTTATCTATTTCACTTGGAAAGACGTACGGACGAGCGAGCAGCGGTATGCACGATTGCGCTCGTTCTGGGTGAAGGTTTTCGCCGCCGGCTTCGTGATGGGTACAGTTACCGGGATTCCGATGAGCTTCCAGTTCGGCACAAACTTCCCACAGTTCGCCGAGGTGGCCGGTGAACTGATCGGCGGCCCACTGGCCTTCGAAGCGAAGATGGCGTTCTTCTTAGAGGCCGTCTTCCTTGGCGTGTTGCTGTACGGCCGCGACCGCGTTGAGGACCGAACATACGTCATCTCGTCGGTACTCGTCGGCTTCGGCGCCTGGCTATCGGGGTTCTGGATCCTGATCGTTAACGCTTGGATGCAGACCCCACGGGGCTACGAGATGGTCACCCGCAACGGGATGGAAGTCGCCAAACTAACCGACCCGCTCGCCGCGTTCCTCACCCCGCGAATGCCCTGGATGTACGTCCATATGATGAACGCGTCGGTTATTTCGGTCGCACTGCTGGTCGCGGGTGTCTCGGCGTACATCGTCTGGAAAAAGCCCGACACTGAAGCCTGGAACACCGCACTCAAGCTGGCTGTCGTACTCCTGATCATCTCCGCACCGTTCCAAGCGGTCCACGGCGATGCCTACGGCCGCCACGTTGAGGACACCCAGCCACAGAAATTTGCCGCGATGGAGGCTCACTACGAGACGGGGCAGGCCGACCTACACCTGCTCGCGTTTCCGAAGTCACCTGAGGCACTCACCGACCCGCGGGCCGAGAACCTCGTTACCGTGAGCCTTCCCGCAGTCGGGTCGTTCCTCGCCAGTGGCGGGGACTTCGACGCCGAGGTCATCGGACTGAACGAGTACGAGGAGAACCCCCCCGTAGCACTCGTGTTCTGGTCGTTCCGTTTCATGGTCGGGCTCGGGTTCCTGTTCATCGGGTTGGCACTGTGGGGCGGGTACCTCATGTACCGCGGGCGACTCTCCGACAGCACACGCTACCTGAAGGCGATGATCGCTGCATCGCCGTTCGGCTACGCTGCGTTGCTCACCGGCTGGTACGTCACCGAGATCGGCCGGCAGCCGTGGGTCATCCAGGGCGAGCTCAAGACGAGCGAGGCGGTGTCATCGACGCTGACCGGGGCCGAGGCGACACTGACCCTGGTTGCGT